The window ATCCGTCGTGCTCGACATCGCCGGAGACTCGTATCGCCTCCGCGACCACCACGCCCGAACCGACAAGCTGCGCGCCGGCACCCACCCCGGCACGCTACGCTGACCCCGCCACAGGGTGGGGAATTTCGACGAGCACCCCTGAGGATTTTCGACGAGCGCCGTCACCCGCGAGCGCCTCCCGGTGCTGCCCACCCTGATCGCGGCCGCCGAGAACCGACGCACCCGCGCCGCGCAGTCGCTGACAGCAGCGATGACCGCCGAACCCGGCCAGGAGTTCGCCGCGGGAGAGGACCTCCTGCGGCGCGTCGAGTGCACGCCTGAAACCGCCGGCCATCTGTGGGCCGAGGATCCCGACACCGGCAAGCGCCGTGATCTCAAAGCCGAAGAAAGACGGGCTTTTTGGGCCTGGGCTGCGGTCGAAGTCCTGCGGCTGACCGGAATCCGCGTTGAGGAGCTGACCGAACTCAGCCATC of the Actinomycetota bacterium genome contains:
- a CDS encoding site-specific integrase, which gives rise to MLPTLIAAAENRRTRAAQSLTAAMTAEPGQEFAAGEDLLRRVECTPETAGHLWAEDPDTGKRRDLKAEERRAFWAWAAVEVLRLTGIRVEELTELSH